In one Methylobacterium sp. SyP6R genomic region, the following are encoded:
- a CDS encoding Eco57I restriction-modification methylase domain-containing protein — MARITAPLRRSRRPAPLAFDALSVEGALIAPALLAQVARFGAGSQTEADYGVPKGLTLRDEIARYFRIGQALYAEFAAARAPSQAATVAFAESLLREVLGVRDLVRVGSRELGERVYALTMEGLGGRLPVVIAAPEEGGLDRPTPHLPSDGRRVSPASAVQDWLNATKDALWGFACNGHRLRLMRDNASLTRPAFIEADLARIFESDLFSDFAALWLLVHASRFGAPGTPVTDCALERWREAGAREGAVARERLREGVEAALLSLGSGFLSHPANAALRERLTRGDLALPDYFGQCLRLVYRLIFLFAAEDRSLLHPADAPAAARQLYAEGYALGLLRQRAVRRSAFDQHHDRWEGLLVVFAGLVRGEPRLGLPALDGLFAYGTLPDLEGARLANRDLMRALYRLAWLDDEGALVPVNWRDMETEELGSVYESLLELTPRLTEDGRGLAFAEGAETKGNARKTTGSYYTPDSLVQVLLDSALDPVLDRVTAEAEDPAAALLSVTVIDPACGSGHFLLAAARRIATRLARLRTGGIASAEDFRHALRDVVRACIHGVDRNPMAVELTKVALWIETIDPGLPLGFLDANIRCGDALLGVFDLTSLDRGIPDAAYKPLSGDDPAAAKVAGKVNRLQREQAAQGDLLGHLSARDLAREAEAVRAMPEDDVAALAAKAAAYSRLRAQSGWGARKRACDLYVVAFLRRKSFRTDGLARAQTPDRVPTSLDVRTALTGGTPEARLCALADTLAQEARAFHWPLEFPVAMARGGFDAVLGNPPWERIKLQEQEFFATLDPEITGAPNAAARGRLIAALKSAALGTRERALHDAFEAAKRTAEAASVFARVPGDEGGRFELTGRGDVNTYALFAELFLRLASPRGRAGVIVPTGIATDSTTAPFFAALVAESRLAQLIDFENRDGIFPSVHRSFKFSLLTIGSNIHEAHFAFFLNKTSQIADYERKFALKSSDIARINPNTQTAPIFRSRIDADLTAKIYSRSSVLHLDAAGRLSNHWEFDYITKMFDMTYDSKIFFTESNYRSLTADEMANFKPLYEAKMVNIFDHRWSSYASSSNQFIDTHISEKSCVDFDVTPRYYASKHDLISRMKNRKWKRDWLIGWRNITNSTNERTIISAVIPHSAVGNTFHILFVKNDPRLCCCFVANLNTIVFDYVARQKLGGTHLTIEIAKQLPVLLPDFYGAVDLDFIVPRVLELTFTSHALAPFARDLGYDGPPFVWNEDRRAQLRAELDAWYAHAYGLTRDELRYVLDPADVKGPEYPSETFRVLKKNEEARFDEYRTRRLVLTAYDRLAQQRIAAE; from the coding sequence ATGGCGCGCATAACCGCTCCTCTCCGCCGCTCCCGCCGGCCCGCCCCGCTCGCCTTCGATGCGCTCAGCGTCGAGGGTGCGCTGATCGCCCCCGCGCTGCTCGCCCAGGTCGCGCGCTTCGGCGCAGGGAGCCAAACCGAGGCCGATTATGGTGTGCCGAAGGGCCTGACCCTGCGCGATGAGATCGCCCGCTACTTCCGCATCGGACAAGCGCTCTATGCCGAGTTCGCGGCGGCCCGAGCGCCCTCCCAGGCCGCGACGGTCGCCTTCGCGGAGAGCTTGCTGCGGGAGGTGCTCGGCGTGCGTGACCTCGTCCGGGTCGGCAGCCGGGAGCTCGGCGAACGGGTTTATGCTCTGACCATGGAGGGGCTCGGCGGGCGCCTGCCCGTCGTGATTGCGGCACCCGAGGAGGGCGGCCTCGACCGGCCAACCCCGCACCTACCCTCGGACGGCCGGCGCGTCTCGCCGGCTTCGGCCGTGCAGGACTGGCTCAACGCGACCAAGGACGCGCTGTGGGGCTTCGCCTGCAATGGGCACCGCCTTCGGCTGATGCGCGACAACGCCAGTCTGACCCGCCCCGCCTTCATCGAGGCCGACCTCGCCCGCATCTTCGAGAGCGACCTGTTCTCCGACTTCGCGGCTCTCTGGCTCCTCGTACACGCGAGCCGTTTCGGCGCCCCCGGCACGCCGGTGACCGACTGCGCGCTCGAACGCTGGCGAGAGGCAGGCGCCCGCGAGGGCGCCGTTGCGCGGGAGCGCTTGCGCGAGGGCGTCGAGGCCGCCCTGCTTTCGCTCGGGAGCGGTTTCCTGTCCCATCCGGCCAATGCAGCCCTACGTGAACGCCTCACCCGCGGCGACCTCGCGCTGCCGGACTATTTCGGTCAGTGCCTGCGCCTCGTCTACCGGCTGATCTTCCTGTTCGCCGCGGAGGACCGCAGCCTGCTACACCCTGCTGACGCGCCCGCCGCCGCACGGCAGCTCTACGCGGAGGGCTACGCGCTAGGCCTGCTGCGCCAGCGCGCCGTGCGCCGCAGCGCCTTTGACCAGCACCACGATCGCTGGGAGGGCCTGCTCGTCGTTTTCGCCGGGCTCGTGCGCGGCGAGCCTCGCCTGGGCCTGCCGGCCCTCGACGGGCTGTTTGCCTACGGCACCCTGCCGGACCTGGAGGGCGCGCGGCTCGCCAACCGCGACCTAATGCGGGCACTCTACCGCCTCGCCTGGCTCGACGACGAGGGCGCGCTGGTGCCGGTGAACTGGCGCGACATGGAGACGGAGGAACTAGGCTCGGTCTACGAGAGCCTGCTCGAACTTACACCCCGGCTCACCGAGGATGGGCGCGGCCTCGCCTTCGCGGAAGGCGCCGAGACCAAGGGTAATGCCCGCAAGACAACGGGCAGCTACTACACGCCCGACAGCCTGGTGCAGGTACTGCTCGACTCCGCCCTCGACCCCGTCCTCGACCGGGTGACGGCGGAGGCGGAGGACCCGGCCGCGGCGCTCCTCTCTGTGACGGTCATCGATCCCGCCTGCGGCTCTGGCCATTTCCTGCTCGCGGCAGCCCGACGCATCGCAACGCGGCTCGCGCGCCTGCGCACCGGTGGCATCGCCTCAGCAGAGGATTTTCGCCACGCTCTGCGCGATGTTGTGCGCGCCTGCATCCATGGCGTTGACCGTAACCCGATGGCGGTGGAACTGACCAAGGTCGCGCTCTGGATCGAAACCATCGATCCTGGCCTTCCTCTAGGCTTCCTCGATGCCAATATCCGCTGCGGGGATGCGCTGCTTGGCGTATTTGACTTGACGAGCCTTGACCGCGGCATCCCAGATGCCGCCTACAAGCCGCTCAGCGGCGACGACCCGGCGGCCGCCAAGGTCGCCGGCAAGGTCAATCGGTTGCAGCGAGAGCAGGCGGCCCAGGGGGACCTCCTCGGCCACCTCTCGGCGCGAGACCTCGCGCGCGAGGCCGAGGCAGTGCGTGCCATGCCGGAGGACGACGTCGCGGCTCTAGCCGCCAAGGCCGCAGCTTATTCACGCCTGCGCGCCCAGTCCGGCTGGGGCGCCCGTAAGCGCGCCTGCGATCTCTACGTCGTGGCCTTCCTGCGCCGGAAGTCCTTTCGCACTGACGGCCTCGCGCGCGCCCAGACCCCCGACCGCGTGCCAACGAGCCTCGACGTGCGCACGGCGCTCACCGGCGGTACTCCCGAGGCGCGGCTCTGCGCACTTGCAGACACTCTCGCGCAAGAGGCCCGCGCCTTTCACTGGCCCCTGGAATTCCCAGTCGCGATGGCACGAGGTGGGTTCGACGCGGTCCTCGGCAACCCGCCCTGGGAGCGCATCAAGCTCCAGGAGCAGGAGTTCTTCGCGACCCTTGATCCCGAGATCACGGGCGCGCCCAACGCCGCGGCACGTGGGAGGCTCATCGCCGCTCTCAAGAGTGCCGCCCTCGGCACCCGCGAGCGTGCCTTGCACGACGCCTTCGAGGCTGCCAAGCGCACTGCCGAAGCCGCTTCCGTCTTCGCCCGCGTACCGGGCGATGAAGGCGGGCGCTTCGAGCTCACTGGGCGGGGCGACGTGAACACCTACGCGCTCTTCGCTGAGCTCTTTCTACGCCTTGCGTCCCCACGCGGTCGGGCCGGCGTCATCGTGCCGACCGGCATCGCGACAGATTCGACTACTGCGCCGTTCTTTGCGGCGTTGGTTGCCGAGAGTCGGCTTGCGCAGCTGATCGACTTTGAGAACCGAGACGGTATTTTTCCATCTGTTCACCGCAGTTTCAAATTTAGTTTGCTTACGATTGGAAGCAATATTCACGAGGCACATTTCGCATTTTTCCTTAATAAAACCTCACAAATAGCTGATTACGAGCGAAAATTTGCACTAAAATCCTCAGATATTGCAAGAATAAATCCCAACACACAAACAGCGCCTATCTTTCGGTCTCGCATTGACGCCGATCTAACTGCGAAGATATATTCACGATCTTCGGTGTTGCATCTCGACGCTGCGGGGCGATTGTCGAATCACTGGGAATTTGATTATATAACAAAAATGTTTGACATGACTTACGATAGCAAGATATTTTTTACGGAATCTAATTACCGGAGCTTGACCGCCGACGAGATGGCAAATTTTAAACCTTTGTACGAAGCTAAGATGGTCAACATATTTGACCATAGATGGAGCAGCTACGCATCTTCTTCTAATCAGTTTATAGATACGCATATATCTGAAAAATCTTGCGTGGATTTCGATGTCACTCCCCGCTATTATGCCTCAAAGCACGATTTAATATCAAGAATGAAAAATAGAAAATGGAAGCGTGATTGGCTCATTGGTTGGAGAAATATCACTAATTCGACAAATGAGAGGACAATAATTTCTGCTGTTATTCCACATAGTGCAGTAGGAAATACATTTCATATTCTTTTTGTCAAAAATGACCCGCGGCTGTGTTGTTGTTTTGTGGCGAACCTAAATACAATTGTCTTCGATTATGTAGCTAGACAAAAACTAGGCGGAACGCATCTGACTATTGAAATTGCCAAACAACTACCTGTGTTATTGCCAGATTTTTACGGTGCTGTAGATTTAGATTTTATCGTTCCGAGGGTGCTGGAGCTCACATTCACTAGCCACGCGCTGGCCCCGTTCGCGCGCGACCTCGGCTACGATGGCCCTCCCTTCGTCTGGAACGAGGACCGGCGGGCGCAACTACGGGCGGAGCTCGACGCATGGTATGCGCACGCCTACGGGCTCACTCGCGACGAGTTGCGCTACGTTCTCGACCCCGCCGACGTGAAGGGGCCGGAGTATCCCTCTGAGACCTTCCGGGTGCTCAAAAAGAACGAGGAAGCGCGCTTCGACGAGTATCGCACTCGCCGCCTCGTCTTGACGGCCTACGACAGGCTAGCGCAGCAACGGATCGCGGCGGAATGA
- a CDS encoding HNH endonuclease, with protein sequence MSSVELPDDPPGFLVRTELDKAAAANGFRLPGRPEGSWRAYRSTTARGRIWLAGRAPRGPWWLAVDHPGVAGDLASLPHAEVGAPARAFVLFDLDALYAALGRAYRLGVSLPDLPLDRFRTATVGLPATTEAERLVIARIGQNIFRDALMEYWCGRCPLTGISEPALLRASHIVPWTDCSDAERLNVHNGLLLSALWDAAFDRGLVSFADDGRPLAAQSLGEAARQALAFDAVPPIADLRDAHRQHLTLHRMRHGF encoded by the coding sequence ATGAGCAGCGTGGAGCTTCCGGATGACCCACCGGGCTTCCTTGTGCGCACCGAACTCGACAAGGCCGCGGCCGCCAACGGCTTCCGGCTGCCCGGCCGGCCCGAGGGGTCCTGGCGCGCCTATCGATCCACTACCGCGCGGGGCCGGATCTGGCTCGCAGGGCGAGCGCCGCGCGGGCCGTGGTGGCTTGCCGTCGACCATCCGGGCGTAGCGGGCGACCTCGCCAGCCTACCTCATGCCGAGGTAGGGGCGCCGGCGCGCGCCTTCGTGCTGTTCGACCTCGACGCGCTCTACGCCGCACTTGGCCGCGCCTACCGTCTCGGCGTCAGCCTGCCGGACCTGCCGCTCGACCGCTTCAGGACGGCGACTGTCGGGCTGCCGGCTACGACCGAGGCCGAGCGGCTCGTCATCGCGCGCATCGGCCAAAATATCTTCCGGGACGCGTTGATGGAGTACTGGTGCGGGCGCTGCCCGCTCACCGGCATCAGTGAGCCCGCCCTTTTGCGTGCCTCGCACATTGTGCCCTGGACCGATTGCAGCGACGCGGAGCGTCTTAACGTCCACAACGGCCTTCTGCTCTCAGCTCTATGGGATGCAGCCTTTGATCGCGGCCTCGTCAGCTTCGCTGACGATGGACGACCTCTTGCCGCGCAGTCTCTTGGTGAGGCTGCTCGGCAGGCGTTGGCCTTTGACGCAGTCCCGCCGATTGCCGACCTCCGCGACGCCCACCGTCAACATCTTACGCTGCATCGAATGCGGCACGGTTTTTAA
- a CDS encoding DUF7940 domain-containing protein: protein MRKPKIVPNAKAVAKHSWSFRLNLLATVASSVVLGMSVLAGAPPIDPVWFAALYAVTNLVAAGARFIAQPEVSGEAA from the coding sequence GTGCGCAAGCCCAAGATCGTCCCGAACGCCAAGGCCGTCGCCAAGCACTCCTGGTCTTTCCGGCTCAACCTCCTGGCCACGGTGGCATCGTCCGTCGTGCTCGGCATGTCGGTCCTGGCCGGGGCGCCGCCCATCGACCCGGTGTGGTTCGCGGCGCTCTACGCGGTGACGAACCTCGTCGCGGCCGGGGCGCGCTTCATCGCGCAGCCCGAGGTTTCGGGGGAGGCCGCCTGA
- a CDS encoding DEAD/DEAH box helicase has protein sequence MTAGFAPGDLVHARGREWVALPSPAPDLLRLRPLSGTEADAQLLHPALEREPVRPAQFAMPALDRPATQDAARLLAEALRLSLRRGAGPFRSAARVGVEPRAYQLVPLLMALRLPTVRLLVADDVGIGKTIEAGLILRELVDRGEADRFAVLCPPHLVEQWTGELREKFDLDAVAVTAASAGRLERGLPASQTLFDAHPFTVVSLDYIKADRRRDRFALACPGFVVVDEAHACVGTHQGRQQRHELLARLSADTARHMILLTATPHSGDEDAFDRLLGLINPRFAGASFDDEATRIALARHFVQRQRIDVTGRDWGETRVFKPHDTTERTYDLDAAHRAFHDAVLDWCLGMVEGAGLDARRRRLAFWGTLALMRCVGSSPQAALSALRNRLAADPDRLEEQIFDDDAEAAEAVDVEPNAGLAGAEVIGLAALVAQAERLAGASDPKRDATVRLLKPLIAEGANPVVFCRFIATADHVAAGLQKAFPKLRVEAVTGALPAEERRARIEDMAEAEQRLLVATDCLSEGINLQGLFDTVVHYDLSWNPTRHQQREGRVDRFGQTAPRVRSVLLYSPDSAIDGAVLDVILRKAEAIRKATGVTVPLPEERGAVTGALMNAVMLRQGRSRQLSLDFGFAGDAAAVEARWRDAAEGERRSRARFAQNAIKPEEVAPEWARWRELLGGPERVRRFVERAMSRLDAPLAPDHAGTLAAPLDALPASLRERLAARRLAGRLRLSFDEAPPSGAVSVGRAHPLPATLAEALLEGALDESSAAGLALGRAGAWRSGAVAAVTTLVLLRLRHTLTMHTRAERLLLAEEASLLALDPNGAVADLDAAALLEEPASGDLPPPTRERLVAAALARVEAARPTILADHARARAEALAADHARVRAAASGSARVTVAPVLPVDVIGVFVLVPGTP, from the coding sequence ATGACCGCCGGATTCGCCCCAGGTGATCTCGTCCACGCTCGTGGGCGGGAATGGGTTGCCTTGCCCTCGCCAGCTCCCGACCTGCTACGGCTGCGGCCTCTCTCCGGCACTGAAGCCGACGCGCAACTCCTTCATCCGGCCCTGGAGCGCGAGCCCGTGCGCCCGGCGCAATTCGCGATGCCGGCGTTGGATCGGCCGGCGACGCAGGACGCGGCGCGCCTCCTCGCCGAAGCATTGCGTCTGTCGCTGAGGCGAGGAGCCGGGCCGTTCCGTTCGGCGGCGCGCGTCGGCGTCGAGCCGCGGGCATACCAGCTCGTGCCGCTGCTGATGGCGCTACGGCTTCCGACCGTGCGGCTGCTCGTGGCCGACGATGTCGGGATCGGCAAAACTATTGAGGCAGGGCTGATCCTACGCGAACTCGTCGACCGCGGCGAGGCCGACCGCTTCGCCGTACTCTGCCCACCCCATCTCGTCGAGCAGTGGACGGGGGAACTCCGCGAGAAGTTCGACCTCGATGCGGTGGCCGTCACGGCGGCCTCAGCGGGGCGATTAGAGCGCGGCCTGCCCGCCTCGCAGACGCTGTTCGACGCCCACCCCTTCACGGTGGTGAGCCTTGACTACATCAAGGCCGACCGGCGCCGCGACCGGTTCGCGCTGGCTTGCCCCGGTTTCGTAGTGGTGGACGAGGCTCATGCTTGCGTGGGCACGCATCAAGGCCGCCAGCAGCGCCACGAGTTGCTGGCGCGCTTGAGCGCTGACACGGCCCGGCACATGATCCTGCTGACCGCGACGCCGCACAGCGGCGACGAGGACGCCTTCGACCGGCTGCTCGGCCTAATCAATCCGCGCTTTGCCGGCGCCTCCTTCGACGATGAGGCCACCCGGATCGCTCTTGCCCGGCACTTCGTGCAGCGGCAGCGCATCGACGTCACCGGCCGTGACTGGGGTGAGACGCGGGTGTTCAAGCCTCACGACACCACCGAGCGCACCTACGACCTCGACGCCGCTCACCGCGCCTTCCATGATGCGGTTCTGGACTGGTGCCTCGGCATGGTCGAGGGCGCAGGGCTGGACGCACGGCGTCGCCGGCTCGCCTTCTGGGGCACGCTCGCGCTGATGCGCTGCGTCGGATCTTCGCCCCAGGCGGCACTCAGCGCCCTGCGCAACCGCCTCGCGGCCGATCCCGACAGACTGGAGGAACAGATCTTCGACGACGACGCAGAGGCCGCGGAGGCCGTCGACGTCGAGCCAAACGCGGGACTGGCCGGGGCCGAGGTCATCGGGCTTGCAGCGCTTGTTGCGCAGGCCGAGCGGCTCGCGGGCGCATCCGACCCGAAGCGCGACGCCACCGTGCGGCTCCTCAAGCCTCTGATCGCCGAGGGCGCCAATCCGGTCGTGTTCTGTCGCTTCATCGCCACAGCGGACCACGTCGCGGCCGGCCTGCAAAAGGCCTTCCCGAAGCTGCGGGTCGAGGCGGTCACCGGGGCGCTGCCGGCGGAGGAGCGGCGTGCGCGCATCGAGGACATGGCGGAGGCCGAGCAGCGTCTGCTCGTTGCCACCGACTGCCTTTCGGAGGGCATCAACCTCCAGGGGCTGTTCGACACGGTGGTGCATTATGACCTGAGCTGGAACCCAACCCGGCACCAGCAGCGTGAGGGCCGGGTCGACCGTTTTGGCCAAACCGCGCCGCGCGTGCGCTCGGTGCTACTCTACTCCCCCGACAGCGCCATAGACGGGGCGGTGCTCGACGTTATCCTGCGGAAGGCGGAGGCGATCCGGAAAGCGACCGGCGTCACCGTACCCCTGCCGGAGGAGCGCGGCGCGGTCACGGGTGCGCTGATGAACGCCGTCATGCTTCGCCAGGGCCGCTCCCGCCAACTCAGCCTCGACTTCGGCTTCGCGGGCGACGCTGCTGCGGTCGAGGCGCGCTGGCGCGACGCGGCGGAGGGCGAGCGCCGCTCCCGCGCGCGCTTTGCCCAAAACGCGATCAAGCCCGAGGAGGTGGCGCCCGAATGGGCGCGCTGGCGCGAACTCCTCGGCGGCCCGGAGCGGGTGCGCCGCTTCGTCGAACGGGCGATGAGCCGGCTCGATGCGCCGCTCGCGCCGGATCACGCCGGCACCCTCGCGGCTCCCCTCGACGCTCTGCCTGCCTCCCTGCGCGAGCGCCTCGCGGCGCGCCGCCTCGCCGGGCGGCTGCGGCTTTCCTTCGACGAGGCCCCTCCGTCTGGCGCTGTTTCGGTCGGGCGGGCACACCCGCTGCCCGCGACCCTGGCCGAGGCGTTGCTCGAAGGCGCGCTCGATGAAAGCAGCGCCGCTGGCCTCGCGCTTGGTCGCGCAGGAGCATGGCGCAGCGGGGCGGTCGCGGCTGTCACGACCCTCGTGCTGCTGCGCCTGCGTCACACGCTCACGATGCATACCCGTGCCGAGCGGCTGCTGCTCGCCGAGGAGGCCAGTCTGCTCGCCCTTGATCCGAACGGCGCGGTGGCGGACCTCGACGCGGCGGCGCTGCTGGAGGAGCCCGCAAGCGGCGATCTACCGCCTCCAACCCGCGAACGCCTCGTCGCGGCGGCGCTCGCCCGCGTCGAGGCCGCTCGCCCGACCATCCTGGCCGACCACGCCCGCGCCCGGGCCGAGGCGCTCGCCGCCGACCACGCCCGCGTGCGCGCCGCCGCCTCGGGCAGTGCGCGCGTGACCGTCGCCCCCGTGCTGCCGGTCGACGTGATCGGCGTCTTCGTCCTAGTCCCTGGTACCCCGTAA
- a CDS encoding AAA family ATPase, with protein sequence MNADALDRAEAFSALAILRGLRKAPAHFLCHPFVPAIHYVMRRWETHPLPGVPTADVHWHIDLATHASEAWALCRSLPSVPVRASAASVEVAHAKFEDLRSRLVVRIEEIDNGPFLLDLEDDRTTVEQENVVLDFVRLAQIIDVCLAETGDRDALERLASAAERCTALRATGFLAFSNGARSLLAHPEGLGTWLPGRAPLCVIQRSLDLGRDILGMRAAAAKSARPTHAEEMDDDRPGPVARPNLAAVKTVPVMPAPAAEPQGPGVVVFPADAAEAAGKGENKREIERFLGKALGARLPLVPVPDDWNAWEAKLNGESPWLAPFHRAVRLSQGGRSHWGGGVVCVEGPPGAGKSRGVRRVAEVSGLPYARFNCEATSDNAGLGGTSIRWLSGHPSILERLLATSGLASVCLALDELEKAGGARRGGGGDPLDLLHGWFEAETARAWRSTYLLSTVDVSNTLFLCTANDTSSIPGSLRDRMTIVRVGGPLPEHVGVLAPALARQACRDLGEDERFGVLDGDEIAALSKAWSQGGSIRRLRRLVDMALQARESGPAALPRH encoded by the coding sequence ATGAACGCTGACGCCCTTGACCGGGCGGAGGCCTTCAGCGCGCTCGCGATCCTTCGCGGCTTGCGCAAGGCCCCGGCCCATTTCCTTTGCCACCCGTTCGTTCCCGCCATCCACTACGTCATGCGGCGCTGGGAAACCCATCCGCTGCCCGGCGTCCCGACGGCCGACGTGCACTGGCACATCGACCTCGCGACCCACGCCTCGGAGGCATGGGCGCTGTGCCGGTCCTTGCCGTCGGTGCCGGTTCGCGCCTCCGCTGCCTCGGTCGAGGTCGCCCACGCCAAGTTTGAGGACCTCCGCAGTCGCCTCGTCGTCCGGATCGAGGAGATCGACAACGGCCCGTTCCTCCTCGATCTGGAGGACGACCGGACGACGGTGGAACAGGAGAACGTCGTCCTCGACTTCGTGAGGCTGGCGCAGATCATCGACGTCTGCCTCGCGGAGACCGGTGACCGCGACGCCTTGGAGCGCTTGGCGTCGGCCGCGGAACGCTGCACCGCGCTCCGGGCAACCGGTTTCCTGGCGTTCTCCAATGGCGCCCGGAGCCTGCTCGCGCACCCGGAGGGCCTGGGGACGTGGCTCCCGGGTAGAGCTCCGCTGTGCGTCATCCAGCGTTCGCTGGACCTGGGCCGCGATATCCTCGGCATGCGCGCGGCAGCAGCGAAGTCGGCTCGCCCGACGCACGCCGAAGAGATGGACGACGACCGGCCCGGGCCCGTCGCCAGGCCGAACCTCGCCGCCGTCAAGACCGTCCCCGTCATGCCGGCCCCGGCCGCCGAGCCGCAGGGGCCCGGTGTTGTCGTGTTCCCGGCCGACGCCGCCGAGGCCGCCGGCAAGGGCGAGAACAAGCGCGAGATCGAACGCTTCCTCGGGAAGGCGCTCGGGGCGCGCCTGCCGCTCGTTCCGGTCCCGGATGACTGGAACGCGTGGGAGGCGAAGCTGAACGGCGAGAGCCCGTGGCTCGCGCCGTTCCACCGCGCGGTTCGCCTGTCCCAGGGCGGCCGCTCACATTGGGGCGGGGGCGTCGTCTGCGTCGAGGGGCCGCCCGGGGCCGGAAAGAGCCGCGGCGTCCGTCGGGTCGCCGAGGTTTCCGGCCTGCCGTACGCCCGGTTCAACTGCGAGGCGACCAGCGACAACGCGGGGCTCGGCGGCACATCCATTCGCTGGCTCTCGGGCCATCCGAGCATCCTCGAACGCCTCCTCGCGACGTCCGGGCTGGCGAGCGTCTGCCTGGCCTTGGACGAGCTTGAGAAGGCCGGCGGGGCACGCCGTGGAGGCGGGGGCGACCCCCTCGACCTGCTTCACGGCTGGTTCGAGGCCGAGACGGCGCGCGCCTGGCGTTCGACTTACCTGCTCTCGACAGTCGACGTCTCGAACACGCTGTTCCTCTGCACGGCGAACGATACGTCGTCGATCCCGGGCAGCTTACGGGACCGCATGACCATCGTGCGTGTCGGTGGCCCCCTTCCCGAGCACGTCGGCGTCTTGGCGCCGGCGCTGGCCCGGCAGGCCTGCCGCGATCTCGGCGAGGACGAGCGTTTCGGCGTGCTCGACGGTGACGAGATCGCGGCACTGTCCAAGGCGTGGTCCCAGGGGGGCTCGATCCGTCGCCTGCGCCGCCTCGTCGATATGGCTCTCCAGGCCCGCGAGAGCGGCCCTGCGGCGCTGCCCCGGCACTAG
- a CDS encoding IS630 family transposase (programmed frameshift), whose translation MAGIAITRTDLTAEELRSASATAPSILAARRMLALALVMDGADRTGAARSCGMDRQTLRDWVHRYNAEGLAGLNDRKAPGRAAKLTPEQKQQLASLVEAGPDFDKDGVVRWRRVDLQARIKESFGVEMHERTVGKHLAELGFVRLSVRPQHPKASDETQDAFKKGFAARVAEILPDPARAKPLEIWFQDEARVGQQGTLTRVWARKGTRPRAPRDQRYKWTYLFGAACPARGTSAALVLPTVNTQMMSLHLAEISKQVAPGSHAILVLDGAGYHGTAKTRRPRGLVVPDNITLMHLPASSPELNPMEVVWQYLRQNKLANRVFRDYRQIVDACCDAWNFFADNPGLVTSITARDWAQVKL comes from the exons ATGGCCGGGATCGCCATCACCCGCACCGATTTGACCGCCGAGGAGTTGCGGTCCGCCTCCGCCACGGCGCCCAGCATCCTGGCGGCCCGGCGCATGCTGGCGCTCGCCCTGGTGATGGATGGGGCCGACCGCACCGGCGCCGCCCGCTCCTGCGGCATGGATCGGCAGACTCTGCGCGACTGGGTCCATCGCTACAACGCCGAGGGACTCGCTGGTCTGAACGACCGCAAGGCGCCGGGGCGGGCCGCCAAGCTGACGCCCGAGCAGAAGCAGCAACTGGCTTCTCTGGTCGAAGCGGGACCGGACTTTGACAAGGACGGCGTGGTGCGCTGGCGCCGGGTCGACCTGCAGGCACGGATCAAGGAGTCGTTTGGGGTCGAGATGCACGAGCGCACGGTCGGCAAGCATCTGGCGGAGTTGGGCTTCGTGCGGCTCTCGGTTCGCCCGCAGCATCCCAAGGCCAGCGACGAGACCCAGGACGCTTTTAAAAAAG GCTTCGCCGCGCGCGTGGCAGAGATCCTGCCCGACCCCGCCCGCGCCAAGCCGCTCGAGATCTGGTTCCAGGATGAAGCCCGCGTCGGCCAGCAGGGCACGCTGACGCGGGTCTGGGCGCGCAAGGGCACGCGCCCGCGGGCTCCGCGCGACCAACGCTACAAGTGGACGTATCTGTTTGGCGCTGCCTGCCCGGCACGCGGGACCAGCGCGGCTTTAGTGCTGCCGACGGTCAACACGCAGATGATGTCGCTGCATCTGGCCGAGATCAGCAAGCAGGTCGCGCCGGGCTCGCACGCGATCCTGGTTCTGGACGGGGCTGGCTACCACGGCACGGCCAAGACGCGCCGCCCGCGTGGCCTAGTCGTGCCGGACAACATCACGTTGATGCATCTGCCAGCGTCATCGCCGGAACTGAACCCGATGGAGGTGGTCTGGCAGTACTTGCGTCAGAACAAGCTCGCCAACCGGGTGTTCCGCGACTACCGCCAGATCGTCGATGCCTGCTGCGACGCCTGGAACTTCTTCGCTGACAACCCAGGCCTCGTCACATCCATCACCGCCCGGGACTGGGCACAGGTCAAACTCTAG